One region of Agrobacterium tumefaciens genomic DNA includes:
- a CDS encoding peptidoglycan D,D-transpeptidase FtsI family protein, whose product MIAFLVRLKSRTHFIIQRSPFQGRDAILGSAARRRVDAKKRLGILIAVFAVIYGVVAARLVQYGLAEPIATAWINTGATAVASRPDILDRNGTLLATDLNMVSLYADPRRVVDADEVVEKLATVIPNLDWRETHRRLRSDTGFQWLRRQLTPRQQADILNLGIPGIGFRPEKRRFYPGGPAASHIIGHVNVDNQGLAGMERYLDQQGLADLRATGLASGAPLEPVRLSIDLRVQNIVREVVLKAKTAYQAEAAGSVILDVETGEVLAMASVPDYDPNEPSRTLADGSIDREYEKGWFNRMSNATFEMGSTFKSFTLAMGLDAGAITLNSVVDASRPIRMGGFTIKDFKGRNRPLSIPEVFQYSSNIGTAAVADKVGVEGHQQFLTKLGLLSRMDTEMPGVATPTQPRTWKKINSVTISFGHGVATTPLQTAVAAAALINGGSLISPTFLPRSREDAAVLSRTVINGKTSADMRYLFNWNGIKGSGRGAQVEGFHVGGKTGTADKVINGRYAKDINFNAFVAGFPMHKPKYVVLTMIDAPRTGVNGGRTAASTAAPMTREIITQTAGLLGVKPRFGYDATPQLLVDY is encoded by the coding sequence ATGATTGCTTTTTTGGTGCGGCTGAAAAGCCGGACGCATTTTATTATTCAGAGAAGTCCGTTTCAGGGCAGGGATGCGATCCTCGGTTCCGCTGCCCGCCGCCGGGTGGACGCGAAAAAGCGACTCGGAATATTGATCGCCGTCTTTGCCGTTATCTATGGCGTCGTTGCAGCACGGCTTGTCCAATACGGCCTTGCCGAACCCATCGCGACCGCATGGATCAATACCGGCGCTACAGCAGTCGCCTCCCGTCCCGATATCCTCGACCGCAACGGCACGCTGCTCGCGACCGATCTCAACATGGTGTCGCTTTATGCGGATCCGCGCCGGGTCGTGGACGCGGATGAGGTTGTCGAGAAGCTCGCAACCGTCATCCCCAATCTCGACTGGCGCGAGACGCACCGCAGATTGCGCTCGGACACCGGCTTTCAATGGCTGCGGCGCCAGCTGACGCCGCGCCAGCAGGCCGATATTCTCAACCTCGGCATCCCCGGCATCGGTTTCCGGCCGGAGAAACGGCGCTTTTATCCGGGTGGCCCCGCAGCCTCGCATATCATCGGCCACGTCAATGTCGACAATCAGGGCCTTGCGGGTATGGAACGTTATCTCGACCAGCAGGGCCTGGCCGACTTGCGCGCGACCGGCCTTGCCAGCGGTGCACCGCTGGAGCCGGTGAGGTTGTCGATCGATCTGCGGGTGCAGAACATCGTGCGTGAGGTCGTACTGAAGGCGAAAACCGCCTATCAGGCGGAGGCTGCCGGTTCAGTGATACTGGATGTGGAGACGGGCGAGGTGCTGGCCATGGCGTCGGTGCCGGATTACGACCCGAACGAGCCTTCCCGCACCCTTGCCGATGGCAGCATCGACAGGGAGTATGAAAAGGGCTGGTTCAACCGCATGAGCAATGCGACCTTCGAGATGGGATCCACCTTCAAGAGCTTCACACTTGCCATGGGACTGGATGCAGGTGCCATAACGCTCAACTCGGTGGTTGACGCGTCGCGGCCCATCCGCATGGGTGGCTTCACCATCAAGGATTTCAAGGGCCGGAACCGCCCGCTGTCGATCCCGGAAGTGTTTCAATATTCATCGAATATCGGCACGGCGGCTGTTGCCGACAAGGTCGGGGTCGAAGGCCACCAGCAGTTCCTGACGAAACTGGGACTTCTCTCCAGAATGGATACGGAAATGCCTGGCGTTGCCACGCCAACCCAGCCGAGAACATGGAAGAAGATCAATTCCGTCACAATTTCCTTCGGCCATGGCGTTGCCACTACGCCTTTGCAGACGGCGGTGGCAGCAGCTGCGCTTATCAACGGCGGCAGCCTTATTTCGCCGACCTTCCTGCCGCGTTCCCGAGAGGATGCGGCAGTGCTTTCCCGCACCGTCATCAACGGAAAGACGAGCGCCGATATGCGTTACCTTTTCAACTGGAACGGCATCAAAGGGTCGGGCAGGGGTGCGCAGGTGGAAGGATTTCACGTTGGCGGCAAGACAGGAACCGCCGACAAGGTCATCAATGGCCGTTATGCCAAGGATATCAATTTCAACGCCTTCGTTGCCGGTTTTCCGATGCACAAGCCGAAATATGTCGTGCTGACGATGATCGACGCCCCCAGGACCGGCGTGAACGGAGGACGCACGGCTGCCTCGACGGCCGCACCCATGACCCGTGAAATCATCACCCAGACGGCTGGACTTCTCGGCGTAAAGCCGCGCTTCGGTTATGACGCGACACCGCAATTGCTGGTCGATTATTGA
- a CDS encoding GFA family protein, with protein sequence MSETGFSGGCQCGAVRFHAGKIGRPSICHCRMCQKHFGNFFGALVTADQAHLTWTRGQPSLFRSSAKIHRGFCNKCGTPLTYHYPGGVEIAIGAFDHPERIEPQVQVNIHKRMPWIEQLFSKPAIEQSVDETDITSFQHPDHDTKLWPPEDDRA encoded by the coding sequence ATGAGCGAAACAGGCTTTTCCGGCGGCTGCCAGTGCGGCGCCGTGCGGTTTCATGCGGGCAAGATCGGTCGCCCCTCCATTTGCCATTGCCGCATGTGCCAGAAGCATTTCGGCAATTTCTTCGGTGCACTCGTCACCGCTGATCAGGCGCATCTGACATGGACGCGCGGCCAGCCTTCCCTCTTCCGTTCATCTGCGAAAATCCATCGCGGCTTCTGCAACAAATGCGGCACGCCGCTGACCTACCATTATCCTGGCGGCGTAGAGATCGCGATCGGCGCTTTCGATCATCCGGAGCGGATCGAACCGCAGGTGCAGGTCAATATCCACAAGCGCATGCCCTGGATCGAGCAGCTGTTTTCAAAACCTGCAATCGAGCAGAGCGTCGATGAGACTGATATCACCTCCTTCCAACACCCGGACCACGACACCAAGCTCTGGCCGCCGGAAGACGACCGCGCATGA
- a CDS encoding LOG family protein — translation MTDKNTAIRSICVYCGSQPGRDPAHMEAGRALGKSIAENGIRLVYGGGTKGIMGAVASGVLSNGGEVTGIIPEFLVDMEATRHSLGQLNELIVTKDMHERKHMMFERSDAFVTLPGGVGTLEEIVEIMTWAQLGRHAKPIVFANINGFWNPMLELVQHMRDQGFIHRAHLLNPLVIDEVKDIVPAIIDRALAQQNPEGDPSVISRL, via the coding sequence ATGACGGACAAAAATACAGCGATTCGATCCATCTGCGTTTATTGCGGCTCCCAGCCCGGACGTGACCCGGCTCACATGGAAGCAGGCCGCGCGCTTGGGAAATCCATTGCCGAAAACGGCATTCGCCTGGTCTATGGCGGTGGCACCAAGGGCATCATGGGCGCGGTCGCCAGCGGCGTTCTTTCCAACGGCGGCGAAGTAACGGGTATCATACCGGAATTTCTGGTCGATATGGAGGCTACACGCCATTCTCTCGGACAATTGAACGAGCTTATCGTCACCAAGGACATGCATGAGCGCAAACATATGATGTTTGAGCGCTCGGATGCTTTCGTAACGCTGCCGGGGGGCGTCGGCACGCTGGAAGAGATCGTCGAAATCATGACCTGGGCGCAGCTCGGTCGTCACGCCAAGCCGATTGTCTTCGCCAATATCAACGGCTTCTGGAACCCGATGCTGGAACTTGTGCAGCATATGCGCGATCAGGGTTTCATCCATCGCGCCCATCTTCTGAACCCGCTGGTCATCGATGAGGTCAAGGACATCGTGCCCGCCATCATCGACCGGGCGCTTGCGCAGCAGAACCCGGAAGGCGACCCCTCGGTAATCTCCCGTCTCTAG
- the pip gene encoding prolyl aminopeptidase yields MTEELRSFYPEIEPFESGMLDVGDGHTIYWERVGTRGAKPAVFLHGGPGGGVNPTHRRVFDPALYDVILFDQRGCGRSTPHAELEANTTWHLVADIERLRALCGFEKWLVFGGSWGSTLALAYAETHPERVSELVLRGIYTVTRPELDWYYQFGVSEMYPDRWENFIAPIPEAERGEMMQAYNRYLTGTDEAKKLECARAWSQWEGATIALVTDPARVEDFGEDKYAIAFARIENHFFVNGGWLEEGQLLRDAGKLRNIPGVIVHGRYDMPCPLKYAWQLAKAWPKADFHIVEAAGHALSEPGILDQLIRATDRFGGE; encoded by the coding sequence ATGACCGAAGAATTGCGCAGCTTTTACCCCGAGATCGAACCCTTCGAGAGCGGCATGCTCGATGTCGGCGATGGGCACACGATCTATTGGGAGCGGGTTGGTACACGCGGTGCGAAACCGGCGGTTTTCCTGCATGGCGGTCCGGGCGGCGGGGTAAACCCCACGCATCGCCGCGTTTTCGACCCGGCACTTTACGACGTCATCCTGTTCGATCAGCGCGGCTGCGGTCGCTCCACGCCGCATGCGGAACTGGAAGCCAACACCACCTGGCATCTGGTTGCCGACATTGAAAGGCTCCGTGCGCTGTGCGGCTTTGAAAAATGGCTGGTTTTCGGCGGCTCCTGGGGCTCGACGCTGGCGCTCGCCTATGCCGAGACTCATCCCGAACGCGTGAGCGAACTGGTGCTGCGCGGCATCTACACGGTCACCAGGCCGGAACTGGACTGGTATTACCAGTTCGGCGTTTCTGAAATGTATCCCGATCGCTGGGAAAACTTCATAGCGCCAATTCCTGAAGCCGAGCGCGGCGAGATGATGCAGGCCTATAATCGCTATCTCACCGGTACGGACGAAGCCAAGAAGCTCGAATGCGCGCGAGCATGGAGCCAGTGGGAAGGCGCAACCATCGCCCTTGTTACCGATCCGGCGCGCGTCGAGGATTTCGGCGAGGATAAATACGCCATCGCCTTCGCACGCATCGAGAACCACTTCTTCGTCAATGGCGGCTGGCTGGAGGAAGGGCAATTGCTGCGCGATGCCGGCAAGCTTCGCAATATTCCGGGCGTCATCGTGCACGGGCGTTACGATATGCCCTGCCCGCTGAAATATGCCTGGCAGCTTGCCAAGGCCTGGCCGAAGGCGGATTTCCATATTGTCGAGGCAGCCGGGCATGCGCTGAGCGAACCCGGTATTCTTGACCAGCTGATCCGCGCAACCGATCGTTTCGGGGGGGAATAG
- a CDS encoding SDR family NAD(P)-dependent oxidoreductase: protein MTINLKGRIALVTGASRGIGYFTALELAKAGAHVIACARTVGGLEDLDDAIKAVGGTATLVPFDLADMNAIDALGANIFERWGKLDILVANAGVLGVISPVGHIEAKVFERVMTINVTATWRLIRSVEPLLLRSDAGRALILSSGAAHSCRPFWGVYSTSKAAVEALARTWAAETDKTALRINSINPGATRTAMRAQAMPGEDPADVPHPSEVAAAIVQLASPELTETGKLFVVREGKFLDYRQPE from the coding sequence ATGACCATCAATCTCAAGGGCAGGATCGCGCTTGTCACCGGCGCGTCGCGCGGTATCGGCTATTTCACGGCGCTGGAACTTGCCAAGGCCGGTGCGCATGTCATTGCCTGCGCCCGCACGGTCGGCGGCCTCGAGGATCTGGACGACGCCATCAAGGCCGTCGGCGGCACCGCGACGCTGGTTCCCTTCGATCTCGCCGACATGAACGCCATCGATGCGCTGGGCGCCAATATCTTCGAGCGCTGGGGCAAGCTCGATATTCTGGTCGCGAATGCCGGCGTTCTCGGCGTCATCTCGCCGGTCGGCCATATCGAGGCGAAAGTCTTCGAAAGGGTCATGACCATCAATGTCACAGCTACATGGCGGCTGATCCGCTCGGTCGAACCGTTGCTCCTGCGATCGGATGCCGGGCGCGCGTTGATCCTGTCTTCGGGTGCTGCCCATAGCTGTCGTCCCTTCTGGGGCGTCTATTCCACCTCCAAGGCCGCCGTTGAGGCACTTGCCCGGACCTGGGCTGCGGAAACCGATAAAACCGCACTGCGCATCAACAGCATCAATCCCGGCGCGACACGCACCGCCATGCGCGCCCAGGCCATGCCCGGCGAAGACCCCGCAGACGTGCCGCACCCTTCTGAAGTTGCCGCCGCCATTGTTCAACTCGCCTCGCCTGAGCTTACCGAAACCGGCAAGCTCTTCGTGGTGCGTGAAGGCAAATTCCTGGATTACCGCCAGCCGGAATAG
- the rarD gene encoding EamA family transporter RarD, translating to MALDKTLPAQEGGDSARGFAFALSAYLLWGFLPIYMKAVAHISPIEVIVHRVIWSVPIGAAVLIALGRTAEIRTALKTPKMLAMASLTAALISINWGIYIWAIGAGRALDAALGYFINPLFSIFLGAVLLKEKLYPAQIAAIGLVGLAVAILTWHAGSLPWVSIALTVSWGFYAFFRKTLPIGATQGFLLEVMLLSVPAVLVLAWLAISGQAHFMAGNATDTWLLAASGIVTAVPLILYGNGAKLLRLSTIGIMQYIAPTMIFLIAIFIFKEPFDMVRMAAFAMIWVALAIYTASSLMRLKR from the coding sequence ATGGCACTCGATAAAACGCTTCCGGCCCAAGAGGGCGGCGATAGCGCACGCGGTTTTGCTTTCGCGCTCTCCGCATATCTGCTGTGGGGATTCCTTCCCATCTACATGAAGGCGGTTGCGCATATTTCGCCGATAGAGGTCATTGTGCACCGCGTCATCTGGTCGGTGCCGATCGGCGCCGCCGTCCTTATCGCTCTCGGTCGCACGGCGGAAATCCGCACTGCGCTGAAAACCCCTAAAATGCTCGCCATGGCAAGCCTCACGGCTGCGCTCATCAGCATCAACTGGGGCATCTATATCTGGGCGATCGGCGCGGGCCGCGCACTCGATGCCGCGCTCGGCTATTTTATCAATCCGCTGTTCAGCATCTTCCTCGGCGCGGTACTGCTCAAGGAAAAGCTTTATCCGGCGCAGATCGCCGCCATCGGCCTCGTGGGGCTGGCCGTTGCGATCCTCACCTGGCATGCGGGCAGCCTGCCATGGGTGTCCATTGCGCTCACCGTGTCCTGGGGTTTTTACGCCTTCTTCCGCAAGACGCTGCCAATCGGCGCCACACAGGGCTTCCTGCTTGAAGTCATGCTTCTTTCCGTTCCGGCCGTGCTGGTGCTGGCCTGGCTTGCCATTAGCGGACAGGCGCATTTCATGGCCGGCAATGCGACCGACACCTGGCTGCTTGCGGCCAGCGGCATCGTCACCGCCGTTCCGCTTATTCTTTACGGCAATGGTGCAAAGCTTCTGCGGCTGTCGACCATCGGCATCATGCAATATATCGCTCCGACGATGATCTTCCTCATCGCCATCTTCATCTTCAAGGAACCGTTCGACATGGTGCGGATGGCGGCCTTTGCAATGATCTGGGTGGCGCTGGCGATCTATACCGCATCGAGCCTGATGCGGCTGAAGCGATAA
- a CDS encoding GFA family protein, producing the protein MTTYTGGCQCGAIRFRATGDLKDSSICHCRMCQKAFGAYYAPLVSVREVEFEWTRGEPKRFQSSSVVKRGFCPECGTPLTYEAPDGMAVAAGAFDDPAALPPTIQWGVERKIDFVDSIHTLPAVPTEDDLTSVDYLTNLVSYQHPDHDTESWPPESKR; encoded by the coding sequence ATGACCACCTACACCGGCGGATGCCAGTGCGGCGCGATCCGGTTCCGCGCGACCGGCGATCTCAAGGACAGTTCCATCTGTCATTGCCGCATGTGCCAGAAGGCTTTCGGGGCCTATTATGCGCCGCTGGTTTCGGTGCGTGAGGTCGAATTCGAATGGACGCGTGGCGAACCCAAGCGCTTCCAGTCATCCAGCGTCGTCAAGCGCGGCTTCTGCCCCGAATGCGGCACGCCGCTGACCTATGAGGCGCCGGATGGCATGGCGGTTGCGGCCGGTGCTTTCGACGATCCCGCCGCCTTGCCGCCCACCATTCAGTGGGGCGTGGAACGCAAAATCGATTTCGTCGACAGCATCCACACGCTACCCGCCGTCCCAACGGAAGACGATCTGACCTCGGTCGACTATCTGACCAACCTCGTTTCCTACCAGCACCCCGACCATGACACCGAGAGCTGGCCCCCGGAGAGTAAACGATGA
- a CDS encoding LysM peptidoglycan-binding domain-containing protein, with amino-acid sequence MKNNKAGLLALIVLGIASLLMIFFVLPRISNDVKPIGDAINEAGNAVKNSVEMGSDKAGDILSDAAQETANIADKVGRLAASATQSIKDLTTLFADSKVPSDADFAAARKKVEASLKELTNIEIPETLDETTSRLITTARTAAERTTAFLRGLPDSAAAAAAQVRRLAGVFTGTDDGAAQQPQPAAPAADAAQSTSGAPTFDVLRVEPDGSAVVAGKAQPGSKLEILSNGKVIAQTTIDGSGDFAAVFDNPLPPGDHELVLRSTDASGKATQSEEVATVSVPNGKAGELLAMVSKPGEASRVLAMPEAAPSALQPPQAAQPGQSATAAATTTPAPAAGTPAPSAAAAPLTSTVQVTAVEFEGSKIFVAGSAPAASSVRALVDDKEIGKSTTEASGHFVIEGNVDLSVGSHIITVEELNADGTVKVRVRVPFERPQTDQATVAMQAPSATPSAATTTAPSENQSTASDRAAFEKLRTDVAKAFGILSNLYKDQATPALDQAIAGRSAVVIGLKSLSEFRTAAGTAPSFTAFAGDIAAKARQLLTSVEAWPNDVAGIGKGIATLASRLADLHIIAPPAPAPQAPAGPQTFEQPPLAESQNSVIIRRGDTLWQISRRVYGQGVRYTTIYLANEDQIKNPDLIEPGQIFGVPEKALPNAEELHRKRLKSGS; translated from the coding sequence ATGAAAAACAATAAAGCCGGTTTGCTGGCACTGATCGTGCTGGGCATCGCGTCCCTGCTCATGATCTTTTTCGTCCTGCCTAGAATTTCCAATGACGTCAAACCGATCGGCGATGCCATCAACGAAGCGGGCAACGCAGTGAAGAACAGCGTTGAAATGGGCAGCGACAAGGCGGGAGACATCCTGTCCGACGCCGCTCAGGAGACCGCCAATATCGCCGACAAGGTCGGGCGCCTCGCGGCTTCCGCAACCCAGTCGATCAAGGATCTGACCACGCTTTTCGCCGATAGCAAGGTTCCGTCCGACGCCGACTTTGCGGCAGCACGCAAGAAGGTCGAGGCATCGCTCAAGGAACTGACCAATATCGAAATTCCAGAGACGCTGGATGAAACGACGTCGCGCCTCATCACCACGGCGCGCACTGCGGCCGAACGCACCACCGCTTTCCTGCGCGGTCTGCCGGATAGTGCAGCGGCGGCGGCGGCACAGGTTCGCCGTCTGGCGGGTGTCTTCACCGGCACCGACGATGGCGCTGCACAGCAGCCCCAACCCGCCGCTCCTGCCGCCGATGCAGCGCAGTCCACATCGGGCGCACCGACCTTCGACGTGCTCCGCGTCGAGCCCGATGGTTCGGCTGTTGTCGCAGGCAAGGCACAGCCCGGCTCCAAGCTTGAAATTCTCAGCAACGGCAAGGTGATCGCGCAGACGACCATCGACGGATCGGGCGATTTCGCCGCCGTTTTTGACAATCCCCTGCCACCGGGCGACCATGAGCTGGTGCTGCGCTCGACCGACGCCAGCGGCAAGGCAACGCAATCCGAAGAAGTCGCAACCGTTTCCGTGCCCAACGGCAAGGCGGGCGAACTCTTGGCAATGGTGTCCAAGCCCGGTGAAGCAAGCCGCGTGCTGGCAATGCCGGAGGCGGCACCTTCAGCACTCCAGCCCCCGCAAGCCGCGCAACCGGGTCAGTCGGCAACAGCTGCCGCCACCACGACGCCCGCGCCTGCCGCTGGTACCCCGGCCCCGTCCGCTGCCGCCGCTCCGTTGACTTCGACAGTTCAGGTAACCGCCGTCGAATTCGAAGGCTCGAAGATTTTCGTTGCGGGTTCCGCGCCTGCCGCTTCGAGCGTGCGCGCGCTGGTCGATGACAAGGAAATCGGCAAAAGCACCACGGAGGCCTCCGGCCATTTCGTCATCGAGGGCAATGTCGATCTTTCCGTCGGCAGCCATATCATCACTGTCGAAGAGCTGAATGCCGACGGCACGGTGAAGGTCCGCGTGCGCGTTCCATTCGAGCGCCCGCAGACCGACCAGGCAACCGTCGCCATGCAGGCACCGTCCGCAACGCCTTCCGCCGCCACGACGACCGCGCCCTCTGAAAACCAGAGCACGGCAAGCGACCGCGCTGCCTTCGAAAAGCTGCGCACGGATGTCGCCAAGGCCTTCGGCATTCTGTCCAATCTCTACAAGGATCAGGCCACACCGGCGCTCGACCAAGCCATTGCCGGCCGCTCCGCCGTGGTGATCGGCCTCAAGTCGCTCTCCGAGTTCCGCACTGCCGCAGGCACCGCGCCGTCCTTTACCGCCTTTGCCGGCGATATCGCCGCCAAGGCACGTCAGCTGCTGACATCGGTAGAGGCATGGCCGAACGACGTTGCCGGGATCGGCAAGGGCATCGCCACGCTGGCAAGCCGCCTTGCCGACCTCCACATCATCGCGCCGCCCGCACCTGCACCGCAGGCGCCCGCCGGTCCGCAGACCTTCGAGCAGCCGCCGCTTGCCGAAAGCCAGAACAGCGTCATCATCCGCCGCGGCGATACGCTGTGGCAGATTTCCCGCCGCGTTTACGGACAGGGCGTGCGTTACACCACGATCTACCTCGCCAACGAGGATCAGATCAAAAATCCTGACCTGATCGAGCCCGGCCAGATTTTCGGTGTGCCGGAGAAGGCACTGCCGAATGCGGAAGAACTTCATCGCAAGCGTCTGAAGAGCGGTTCCTGA
- the cysS gene encoding cysteine--tRNA ligase, which yields MSLRLKLHNTLTREKTEFAPIDADNVRMYVCGPTVYDFAHIGNARPVIVFDVLYRLLRHVYGESHVTYARNITDLDDKINARALRDYPHLPLNDAIHAVTKKTADQFHEDVAALGCLQPTVEPRATDYIAEMIDIIEKLIARGHAYAAGGEVLFDTRSMADYGQLSKRPLDEQQAGARVAVEAHKKTPGDFVLWKLSSDNEPGWESPWGRGRPGWHIECSAMAGRYLGEVFDIHGGGLDLIFPHHENEIAQSRCAHGTQVMANVWMHNGFVQVEGRKMSKSEGNFVTIYELLHTEKFGGRQWPGEVLRLAMLMTHYREPIDFSVKRLEEAERLLAKWPAAEASDAAPDETVLDALADDLNTVAAVQALHALAHAANTDPARRLPAFAASAALLGVLPKKAEVDEAIVSAVDALVQLRLEMLKAKNFAEADRLRDELSEKGIQLKDGKDKETGERTTTWELKR from the coding sequence ATGTCCTTGCGCCTGAAACTCCACAACACCCTGACACGCGAAAAGACGGAATTTGCGCCGATCGACGCCGACAACGTGCGCATGTATGTCTGCGGACCAACGGTTTACGATTTCGCCCATATCGGCAATGCGCGCCCGGTCATCGTTTTCGATGTTCTTTACCGGCTGCTGCGCCACGTCTATGGCGAAAGCCATGTGACCTACGCCCGCAACATCACCGATCTCGACGACAAGATCAACGCAAGGGCGCTGCGCGACTATCCGCATCTGCCGCTGAATGACGCCATCCACGCGGTGACGAAAAAGACCGCCGACCAGTTCCATGAGGATGTGGCAGCACTCGGCTGCCTGCAGCCGACCGTTGAACCGCGCGCCACCGACTACATCGCCGAGATGATCGACATCATCGAGAAGCTGATCGCACGCGGCCATGCCTATGCGGCGGGCGGCGAAGTGCTGTTCGACACCCGCTCGATGGCGGATTACGGCCAGTTGTCCAAACGCCCGCTGGACGAACAGCAGGCGGGCGCGCGCGTGGCGGTGGAAGCACACAAGAAGACCCCCGGCGATTTCGTGCTGTGGAAACTTTCCTCTGATAATGAGCCCGGCTGGGAAAGCCCCTGGGGCCGCGGCCGTCCGGGCTGGCACATCGAATGCTCGGCCATGGCCGGTCGCTACCTCGGCGAAGTGTTCGACATTCACGGCGGCGGGCTCGATCTCATCTTCCCGCATCACGAGAACGAAATCGCGCAATCCCGCTGCGCCCACGGCACGCAGGTGATGGCCAATGTGTGGATGCATAACGGCTTCGTGCAGGTAGAAGGCCGCAAGATGTCAAAGTCCGAGGGCAACTTCGTGACCATCTATGAATTGCTGCACACCGAAAAATTTGGCGGTCGCCAATGGCCGGGCGAGGTTCTTCGCCTTGCCATGCTGATGACGCATTACCGCGAGCCAATCGATTTTTCGGTGAAGCGTCTCGAAGAGGCCGAACGTCTTCTCGCCAAGTGGCCGGCGGCCGAAGCCTCCGACGCGGCACCGGATGAAACCGTGCTCGATGCGCTTGCCGACGACCTGAACACGGTTGCCGCCGTGCAGGCGCTTCACGCGCTGGCACATGCCGCCAATACCGATCCTGCCCGCCGCCTGCCCGCCTTTGCGGCCAGCGCCGCCCTGCTCGGCGTATTGCCGAAGAAAGCGGAAGTGGACGAGGCTATCGTTTCGGCAGTCGATGCCCTAGTGCAACTGCGTCTGGAAATGCTGAAGGCGAAAAACTTTGCAGAGGCGGATCGTTTGCGCGACGAGCTTTCCGAGAAGGGCATTCAGTTGAAGGATGGCAAGGATAAGGAAACCGGGGAACGGACAACGACCTGGGAGTTGAAGCGGTAA
- a CDS encoding GFA family protein, translated as MNGSESFSGGCQCGAVRYRIDGGLRYPHLCHCRMCQKASGNYFMPLAASTRAKFEMTRGEASWFQSSDHVRRGFCGRCGTPLFYDMPDADFINITLGSLDEPELIKPEAQSNLDSKMHWFGDLDGLPVEPEAAPDENRLPVNNRQHPDRDTAEWPPEGK; from the coding sequence ATGAACGGTTCAGAAAGCTTCAGCGGCGGATGCCAGTGTGGCGCCGTGCGTTACCGGATCGATGGCGGGTTACGCTATCCGCATCTGTGTCATTGCCGCATGTGCCAGAAGGCATCGGGCAACTATTTCATGCCGCTTGCAGCAAGTACCCGCGCGAAGTTTGAAATGACCCGTGGCGAGGCTTCGTGGTTCCAGTCGTCCGATCACGTGCGGCGCGGTTTTTGCGGACGGTGCGGCACGCCGCTTTTCTATGACATGCCGGATGCCGATTTCATCAACATCACGCTTGGTTCGCTGGACGAGCCGGAGCTGATAAAGCCCGAGGCGCAATCAAATCTCGACAGCAAAATGCATTGGTTCGGTGACCTTGACGGCTTGCCGGTCGAGCCGGAAGCTGCGCCGGATGAAAACCGGCTACCGGTCAACAACCGGCAACACCCGGATCGTGACACGGCCGAATGGCCACCCGAAGGAAAGTAA